The proteins below come from a single bacterium genomic window:
- a CDS encoding glutathione S-transferase family protein — MRVPPEQITTEEVKSWQGLHLLHFQSSTCSQKVRILLREKGLEWTSHPIDLPRNEHVSAWFLGINARGVVPVLVHDGEVHVESNDILAHLDALPSSAPPFFPKDPAALADVNAELAREDAMHMDLRNLTMGFLMPHVLARKPEKTLERWEREGRQDPKRAKEVAWWRDYARQGIPDEVAQASVDRHREVFDDLDARLATGRFLGGESPSVIDLSWFITVLRVSKSGYPLGRHPRLAEWFARLAARPAFAEETRDPLPLRLALPIYGFYRKLTGTTLTDRTR, encoded by the coding sequence ATGCGCGTCCCTCCCGAGCAGATCACGACCGAGGAGGTGAAGTCCTGGCAGGGACTCCACCTCCTCCACTTCCAGAGCTCGACCTGCTCCCAGAAGGTCCGGATCCTGCTCCGGGAGAAGGGCCTCGAGTGGACGTCCCACCCGATCGACCTGCCGCGCAACGAACACGTGAGCGCGTGGTTCCTCGGGATCAATGCGCGCGGCGTCGTCCCCGTCCTCGTGCACGACGGCGAGGTCCACGTCGAGAGCAACGACATTCTCGCCCACCTCGACGCGCTGCCGTCGAGCGCCCCGCCCTTCTTCCCGAAGGACCCGGCCGCCCTCGCGGACGTGAACGCGGAGCTCGCGCGGGAGGACGCCATGCACATGGATCTGCGGAACCTCACGATGGGATTCCTCATGCCCCACGTCCTCGCCAGGAAGCCCGAGAAGACGCTCGAGCGCTGGGAGCGGGAAGGCCGACAGGATCCGAAACGCGCGAAGGAGGTCGCGTGGTGGCGGGACTACGCGCGCCAGGGGATCCCCGACGAGGTTGCCCAGGCCTCCGTCGATCGCCACCGCGAGGTCTTCGACGACCTGGACGCCCGCCTCGCGACCGGGCGATTTCTCGGCGGCGAGTCGCCCTCGGTGATCGATCTCTCCTGGTTCATCACGGTCCTGCGCGTCTCGAAGTCGGGCTATCCGCTCGGGCGTCACCCCCGGCTCGCCGAGTGGTTCGCGCGTCTCGCGGCGCGCCCGGCCTTCGCCGAAGAGACGCGAGATCCCTTGCCCCTGCGACTCGCGCTCCCGATCTACGGCTTCTACCGGAAGCTCACGGGAACGACGCTCACCGACCGGACGCGCTAG
- a CDS encoding BCCT family transporter — protein MKTDGSRIEPAVFLSSAAVVLAVLAFGVADPERARDLFVGLQDWIVGTWGWLFVGSTAFFLLFSVWCALGKRGTVRLGPEGEPPAFGRPSWFAMLFSAGMGIGIRFYGVAEPVTHYASPPALAGGTPEAARQAMTITFFHWGLHAWGIYAVMGLAIAYFGHRQGLPLAIRSTLHPLLGDRIHGWIGHGVDVFAVFGTIFGLATSLGLGAMQINAGLARLFDVPVSSSVQVMVIAVITAGATSSVALGLDRGIRRLSELNVALATLLLLFVAFAGPTGALLEAFPARLVDYAAALVPLGSGYEAPGPIEWQKGWTLFYWAWWIAWSPFVGMFIARISRGRTIREFVLGVLIVPTLISCLWFTVFGWSALTLDAQSPGIVAAVEGDISIGIYALLERLPAAEATSLLAALVVAIFFVTSSDSGSFVIDMLTSGGHPDPPVWQRVFWAVSEGIVAAVLLVAGGLAALQSAAINTGLPFCVILLAVCAGLGRALWREGVQDR, from the coding sequence GTGAAGACGGACGGGTCCCGAATCGAGCCGGCTGTCTTCCTCTCCTCGGCCGCGGTGGTGCTGGCCGTGCTCGCGTTCGGCGTCGCCGATCCGGAGCGGGCGAGGGATCTCTTCGTCGGGCTCCAGGACTGGATCGTCGGAACCTGGGGATGGCTTTTCGTCGGCTCAACCGCGTTCTTCCTGCTCTTCTCGGTCTGGTGCGCACTGGGCAAGCGGGGCACCGTGCGACTCGGCCCCGAAGGCGAGCCCCCGGCCTTCGGTCGTCCCTCCTGGTTCGCGATGCTGTTCAGCGCCGGCATGGGCATCGGCATCAGGTTCTACGGCGTCGCCGAGCCGGTCACGCACTATGCGAGTCCTCCCGCCCTCGCCGGCGGCACGCCCGAAGCAGCACGACAGGCGATGACGATCACGTTCTTCCACTGGGGCCTGCATGCCTGGGGCATCTACGCCGTCATGGGGCTCGCGATCGCTTACTTCGGACACAGGCAGGGGCTGCCACTCGCGATCCGTTCGACCCTGCATCCGCTTCTCGGCGATCGGATCCATGGATGGATCGGACACGGCGTCGACGTGTTCGCGGTATTCGGAACGATCTTCGGCCTCGCAACCTCGCTTGGGCTCGGCGCCATGCAGATCAATGCTGGCCTGGCGCGGCTCTTCGACGTTCCGGTGTCGTCCAGCGTGCAGGTGATGGTAATCGCCGTCATCACGGCAGGCGCGACCTCTTCGGTGGCCCTCGGCCTCGATCGCGGGATCCGGCGGCTGTCCGAACTCAACGTCGCACTCGCGACCCTGCTCCTGCTCTTCGTCGCGTTCGCCGGACCGACGGGGGCGCTACTCGAAGCCTTCCCCGCTCGCCTCGTCGACTACGCCGCCGCGCTCGTTCCGCTGGGAAGCGGCTACGAGGCACCCGGTCCCATCGAATGGCAGAAGGGATGGACCCTCTTCTACTGGGCCTGGTGGATCGCCTGGTCTCCCTTCGTAGGGATGTTCATCGCGCGCATCTCGCGGGGCCGGACGATTCGCGAGTTCGTCCTTGGCGTCCTGATCGTCCCGACGCTGATCAGCTGCCTTTGGTTCACCGTATTCGGCTGGTCCGCTCTCACACTCGACGCGCAGAGCCCCGGAATCGTGGCCGCGGTCGAGGGCGACATCTCGATCGGGATCTACGCGCTGCTCGAAAGGCTTCCCGCCGCCGAAGCGACTTCGCTTCTCGCGGCGCTCGTCGTGGCGATCTTCTTCGTCACGTCTTCGGACTCGGGCTCGTTCGTGATCGACATGCTGACGTCCGGTGGCCATCCGGACCCGCCGGTCTGGCAACGCGTCTTCTGGGCAGTGAGCGAAGGCATCGTGGCTGCGGTCCTGCTCGTGGCCGGGGGGTTGGCCGCGCTTCAATCCGCCGCCATCAATACGGGACTGCCTTTCTGCGTGATCCTGCTGGCGGTGTGTGCGGGCCTGGGGCGCGCGCTTTGGCGCGAAGGTGTGCAGGATCGATAG